The Primulina tabacum isolate GXHZ01 chromosome 16, ASM2559414v2, whole genome shotgun sequence genome window below encodes:
- the LOC142529058 gene encoding putative late blight resistance protein homolog R1B-17 — protein sequence MAAYAAVVSLMHTSEQILHPSHQWLRIHRKQIESLLQKVRYLQEFLEDYSNRDHEEKAGLEGQIAAAACAAEDIIESHVSDQILARSTGREAKSSTSFSECIQKFIEEMEDLIETKVIRIKATIGDFGQDRSFADFSPAVASRLAPNDQNALVGSDEKLIEIMDRLTGQQLNRQIIAIVGMGGIGKTTLAKYIYENPHIVHNFHIRAWVTISQNYSGPKIVSALLYQIDQRKQETVSDDQLGELLYKSLFGVKYLIVMDDMWCTKAWDEIKPFIPDNCNGSRILITTRLWNVAAHSSSCRPFKMEFLDDDRSWELLKEKVFGERVCPPEFEELGKTIAKNCGGLPLAIVVIGGLLAKSNKKTVFWEHVAENLYSIINSGGDENCLKILSLSYSNLPIHLKPCFLFMALAPVGAESDTCELIKIWVSEGILKPIRAKSLEEAANEYIVDLIDRNLMLVLKRGILGQIKSVGIHDLLRDLCLREARKVNFFSLIDVHNPDIPPGIQFTRRLSFHQAALKPTRSVSPVLDLLGPTSLTRSMYGELGHTPLCAANLRLLRVLYIVEGKFSPDEIMKLVNLRYLSFNSEWGSNSILRFTSSISLFWNLQTLYVDDTSDKPIFLPPEIWDLPQLRHLRFNRFVLPDPPCPDDKHDYHIMENLHSLVNVLYFRCTEEILKRAPNLKELKVIYDRLPWSVKWPHFYLYNLVHLHKLESLACKVLSEISVNYLSFPLSLKKLVLNGSRIPWEDMTIVGLLPNLEVLKLRSHACVGPDWRPVEGEFVRLKSLVIGKTNLRRWRADKTHFPILEHLVLQYINLMEIPPELGELLTLRKIELFKCGESTATSARKILEEQESLGNEGLQLIVI from the coding sequence ATGGCGGCGTATGCAGCTGTAGTTTCACTTATGCATACTTCAGAGCAGATCTTGCACCCTTCCCACCAATGGCTTCGTATCCACAGAAAACAGATTGAATCCTTGCTGCAAAAGGTCCGCTACCTTCAAGAATTTCTCGAAGATTACTCGAACAGAGACCACGAAGAAAAGGCTGGATTGGAGGGCCAAATTGCAGCTGCAGCTTGTGCAGCAGAGGATATTATTGAGTCCCATGTATCGGATCAGATTCTAGCACGATCTACGGGTAGGGAGGCGAAGAGCTCCACCAGCTTCTCTGAATGTATCCAAAAATTTATAGAAGAAATGGAAGATTTGATCGAGACCAAGGTGATCAGGATTAAAGCGACTATCGGGGACTTCGGCCAAGATCGGAGTTTTGCAGATTTTTCGCCTGCTGTTGCATCAAGGTTAGCTCCCAATGACCAAAATGCTCTCGTGGGTTCTGATGAGAAATTGATTGAGATAATGGATAGACTCACTGGACAACAATTAAATCGCCAAATCATAGCCATTGTTGGAATGGGAGGAATTGGTAAGACGACTCTAGCAAAATATATCTATGAAAATCCACATATTGTGCATAACTTTCATATTCGTGCTTGGGTGACAATATCTCAAAATTATAGTGGGCCGAAGATTGTTTCGGCGCTGCTGTATCAAATTGATCAGAGAAAACAAGAAACTGTAAGTGATGACCAGTTAGGTGAACTTTTATACAAAAGCTTATTTGGTGTAAAGTATTTGATAGTGATGGATGATATGTGGTGTACTAAGGCCTGGGATGAGATAAAGCCATTCATTCCAGATAATTGCAATGGAAGTCGAATTTTGATAACGACGAGGCTATGGAATGTAGCGGCGCATTCGAGCTCTTGTAGGCCTTTCAAAATGGAATTTTTGGATGATGACAGGAGTTGGGAGTTGTTGAAAGAAAAGGTGTTCGGAGAAAGAGTTTGTCCTCCTGAGTTTGAGGAATTAGGGAAGACCATTGCAAAAAATTGTGGAGGACTTCCTCTGGCAATTGTGGTGATCGGTGGACTCCTTGCCAAGTCTAACAAGAAAACGGTGTTCTGGGAGCACGTTGCGGAAAACTTGTACTCGATCATAAATTCAGGGGGCGATGAAAATTGCCTGAAGATATTATCTTTGAGTTACAGCAACTTGCCTATTCATTTGAAACCATGCTTTCTTTTCATGGCTCTTGCTCCAGTAGGTGCCGAGTCTGATACCTGTGAACTCATCAAGATATGGGTTTCAGAGGGAATTTTAAAACCAATAAGAGCTAAAAGCTTGGAAGAGGCAGCGAATGAGTACATTGTAGACCTTATTGATAGAAATCTCATGTTGGTTCTTAAACGAGGGATCCTTGGGCAAATAAAAAGTGTTGGTATTCATGATCTTCTGAGGGACCTATGCCTCAGGGAAGCTCGAAAAGTAAACTTCTTTAGTTTGATAGATGTACATAACCCTGATATTCCTCCTGGCATACAATTCACACGTCGCCTTTCCTTTCATCAAGCTGCCTTGAAACCCACAAGATCTGTCTCTCCTGTACTTGATTTATTGGGACCAACATCACTAACGCGTTCTATGTATGGTGAGTTAGGTCATACACCGTTGTGCGCTGCCAATTTAAGATTGTTGAGGGTGTTGTACATCGTGGAGGGTAAATTTTCCCCTGATGAAATTATGAAGCTAGTTAACCTCCGGTACTTGTCTTTCAACAGTGAATGGGGTTCGAATTCGATTTTGAGGTTTACTTCTTCGATATCCCTATTTTGGAATCTGCAGACTTTGTATGTAGATGATACCTCAGATAAACCAATATTTCTTCCACCAGAAATTTGGGATTTGCCCCAACTTCGGCATCTCCGGTTCAATAGATTTGTTTTACCTGACCCTCCTTGTCCCGATGACAAGCATGATTATCATATAATGGAAAACCTGCATAGTCTTGTCAATGTTCTGTATTTTAGGTGTACTGAGGAGATTTTGAAAAGAGCTCCAAATCTAAAGGAATTAAAAGTTATTTATGATAGACTCCCCTGGAGTGTGAAATGGCCCCACTTCTACCTTTATAATCTTGTCCATTTGCACAAACTCGAATCACTAGCATGCAAAGTGTTGTCCGAGATTTCTGTGAATTACCTCAGCTTCCCGCTTTCGCTTAAAAAGCTTGTTTTAAATGGCAGCCGCATACCTTGGGAAGATATGACAATTGTCGGTTTGTTGCCTAATCTGGAAGTTCTTAAGCTTAGATCCCATGCATGTGTTGGTCCGGATTGGCGTCCAGTTGAAGGAGAATTTGTCAGATTGAAATCGCTGGTAATTGGCAAAACTAATTTGCGGCGCTGGAGAGCTGACAAGACACATTTTCCCATCCTTGAGCACCTAGTTCTTCAATATATAAATTTGATGGAAATTCCTCCAGAGCTTGGTGAACTTTTAACACTTAGAAAAATTGAATTGTTTAAGTGTGGCGAATCTACTGCCACTTCGGCAAGGAAAATACTTGAGGAACAAGAAAGCCTGGGAAATGAGGGCCTTCAACTCATAGTTATATAA